The Ananas comosus cultivar F153 linkage group 22, ASM154086v1, whole genome shotgun sequence genome segment CAGTGATGTCcaatgtaataataatataattaaaattacacCGTCAATCACCGAACTTGATGGCTAAACACTACTAGATTTAAGATGAAGCTGaacattattatatttaagaTGAAGCGGCAACTGAACCAGCCGACGCACCATTCCACAATCCACACTAGAGATATTAACCCATTAACCAGAGTTTGATGGAGTGACCTAATTAAATGAAAATTGGAGTCCAATGACTCAATTGCAACTGATCAAAGTCTAATAATCTAAACAAAATTTCTATTTCTCAAATGCTTACCAGAGCTACAAATCTAGAACCCTAgatcaaaatttaaacaaaaactcAGCTGCCTCGCGCATCAAAAGGGAGAAGGTACCAGTCTCTCGTGGCGAAGAGCGCCGTGCCGTCGACGGCGACGGAACCGTCTGCCAGATACCAGCAATGTTCTCTGCTGTGGCGTGCTCACCATAAGCAGAAAATTCAATCTAAGCAGGGTTAGATTGAAACAGTAACTGAGACCAAATCAATCACATGCTCACCATAAGCAGGGTTATTGCTTTTTTACCAAGAAAAATTTCGCGATCTCGAACAAACTTCGTGAAAAACCATCAAATTTCGATCCATTCAGCATAAGATCAATAACCGAATCGAAATATCTCTAGAGTTCCGCGTCCTCACCTCGTCGGTTTCGTAATCGACGGAGCTTGGGGTACGCAATCGCacctcctcttccttttcctcctcctcctcctcttcccccgCTGAACCCTTGCTCCCAATCTCGTCTCCCGCGTCAGGATCGGGTTCGAGATCGGCATTCTTAAGCATCTCGAGCGTTCTCTGGCACTGCTCGAGCACCGCCTCTAGGGTGCGCCGCCGCACGCGGACTtgctcctccgccgcgccgccgccgccgccgccgcctctgctGCGGCGGCCGTGGGGCCGCTGCGGCGGTGGAGGGGGAGGAGCGCACGGGCtcggcggccgccgccgcctccatgGCGACGCCGTAGAAAACCTTAAGAAGTAAGGGATCGTGGAAGCCCCCACGGCATAAATTTCAACAAAGAGATATCCACCGCACCAGGCGGAGCTCGAGCTcggagagggggaggagaggggagggagagaagaagtCGACGCTGAGGCGTTCCTGTGAGGTCGATGCAGGGAAGAGGCtacgtcggaggaggaggaggagagcgagggcCACTCTAGGGTTTCGGGAGGTCGGGTGAGGGGAGAAGAGGGATACGACCcccttttgttttctcttttctttttttttcttttttttttttttgtaattgaggTTTTTATTTGGActtgttagtttttttttctaattttaaatttttgaacatATTGTGGGACACTTATACTAAAGTGTCCCAAAAAAGTGTCTCTACAAcctagttttgttgtagtgaaggtattattattttttttatagtactGATTGATTTCTattgatgttatatatatatacgtgtcTGTATGCATGTTTGGAATCTGTACGAGATGTATTCGACCCGTGAATAGTTTGATCATGACATATCTAAATTCAAAACATCTTATCTTAGATCGTAGATTTTACTCATACGTTCCATATTGTAATCCTTTTTCTAGATCATGGGAAAAACGAGCGAGCCATTNTGCATGAATAACAAATGATAGGTTGGGTTTTTTAAAAAGTTCTGTGGCTTTGGGCTCAAAGGTTGTGAGGTGTGATAGGAAGGGCCTTCTTTTGGGCCTAACAAATTTTTGATGAGAatgaaacacttttaaaaaaatatttttttatttatggttTGGGCTTTGgtagatttcttttttcttctgagGAATTTTGGACATAATGGTACATAATGGGACACTTGGACAAAAGTGTCCAAAAAATGTATCCCTATAACCCTATTATGTTGTAGTGTATACACTCCATTTGGACCGAGAGAAAAGTAGagaaaagtgttaaatataaaaatatttgaacatcattcttttactattttaaatttttaaaaataacggttgtttcatattatttaatatggtatcagaataCGAAGTACTGAGTTTGAGTCATGCCAGACTCCTAACATTACTAATTTTCTCCCATTAAATTCGAGTTCATGTTATAGGCCTAGTAAAAAGTCTCGACCCAGagagggagtgttaaatataaaaatatgtaaacAACGTTTTCTATCGGTTTAACTCCTTGAAAATAACACCATTCTAATAAAAAAGAGACTGCAATTCAATGGATGATAGGATTAAAATATAAGATTGGATTAATACAGAGATGAGCTGAAGTGATCATCTTTCCTCTAATTGTAAATTACAATCTAGACAAAAAAGGAGCTAATTTCCAGAGTTTATATTggtaaatttatgaaattaacaACGGTTTATCTTTAAGAGTTTAAACTAGAAAAAAagtgtatttatatttttatatttaatattttttttttttcagttctcTGACTCGATAATTTTTGATAGTCTCATGACGTGGGGCATGAATTAAACGCTTAACAGATGTATCAAATGTTATTTTTACTTAAGAACTTCGtttattattttgttgattaaaatattaatgttAAGGTTAGGTCTAGTCTAGTTAGGTTTCATGCAAATGGGGGACAACATAATCATTATGTTTTggggataatatatatatatgtacacacaCCAACTATATGGTTTGTGTGATCttagtaattatttattattttgattttgttataaTTACAAGTTACCTAATGAGATTTTAGTTGCTGGTTTTTTAAGTTTTGCATAGTAGGTCATTTGATTAATGTGTTATTATGCTAAATTACTAGTTAGATTGAGACATTGGAATGTGTCGAAAATCAAGTcgtaaaaattttgattagagTAACTTATCTTTCAAATTGTTTGATCTAAATCAgtcaatgatattttaaattcaaaatttgaatgtgtcgtttatctttacaaatttaattagtttacttcatataaagtaaataattagcttaaattgtaaagttaaaatatcgttAACTGagtactcaaatcaaataaattgaaagattgggtgATAAAATCAAAgctttgaaaggttggatagttgatttaaaataattcatcgtttagataagttttgtatatttttgcctatttaatattttcagttaggtttatttttaaaaatgaccTTTGCTAATTATATACTCCTCATTattgttcaaaatttttaaattaaaatcccCTTCTAAACTCCAAATCCCACTAGTAACTActgttcaaaaattttaaatcatttccAAGTtaaaatacccttctaaaccctaaatcccattAATCCTAGGGTTATAAgtatattttaagaaatttagaaattaataagaGCATTTTAGcctacaaaaaatatattatatatttttaaaattttaaaaaatatattaaatattaactttttctttaaaaaaatgaagGAAGTTGCAACATGCTACCATTTTCTCAAGCCTTTCTTCTTCTTGAGCAGTGTGGGTAGTGGGGACAGAATTTGCAAAACTTTTGACTCAAATTTGATTAAcaaaaataatccaaaaaaagaaaaaaagaaacttttatatatatatatatatatatatatatatatatatagttgaatgGGTACTCATAAATAGCAAAATCCTCatttgttgctaccagttttttagccattggatcaactttttcattatttctaaccactTGCGATTAAATAGTTTAAACCCAGTGTGCCACTCAACCtagtgggaccactcaactctaaccgactaaatATCATCCcgacctacaatttttcatcagaGGTTAcaaattgatagcaaaagagtcCAGCGTTATTACTATTATAGTATTCCAGCTAATTccactatatataatattatatactattatatatagtgCGGCTGGCATGTTATGGGAAGAACGGGGGCTCCGTGCTTCACTTTATTTTCTgaatgttcggactttcgaatcgacgatcggctcgttgactttgatctagaatattgacagtatctagaaaataaatttttgcgatttttcgataatcatttcctagtgatcgaagtgaacctcaatcaacggctgaaataaaatcTTCAAAATATATCGattatgacattaaattttagatcaaagttattgacttattttatataggttataaagaatttctatcaaaaatttacatGCTgattttggatatttctacactgttaactTGCCAACCGCTCACcacagccattaaaattattgattttgagctccttcgcATCATAGGGCAAATGAGTATCGAaaagatcacaaaatttattttacgctctttcaaatactctagatcaactctaacggagcagatctgtcaatttgaaagctcgaACATCGAAACAACTTGTGAAAGCACGGAGAGCTCCATGCTTTCCATAAGCATTACACGGCAccagcccactctctctctctctctctctctctctctctcttacttaaTATATAGCTATTTCTCCTATTACTATTTGTACCCCCGCGAGCTTCGGTAATCtctagtctcgttttcgatctttaGGGTGCTCTCACACACAACAGATTCATACCGTAAAACTGATCTaagtatttttaaagtttttagaaataaaacttttatatcTTTTATCGACATAGATTtactttataattaaattttcaaaattgtcaattttcaatggctactatgagCGATGTTTGGAGTTTTACGGTAGAAGAGTCttaattctatcaaattttgGTATAGAAAAATACTTTAACCTATCTAGATAACGGTTAAATATGATGATCTTGTTTAAAGTCTTATGCTTCAAATTTTACAGATTAATCATTTTCGACCGTCTATTTTGactaatttatttactaagtaaacgattcgaaaaaactaaaattttatttctagaaactcaATATAccactaatatatatttaacagtgtggatcgttaattgaCACGCCTGATTTAATAACAAGatatagtatcggagctccggtcactataatagtatagtagctaaattctaaattattatataaatatatactatatatatatatatatagagctaggctcctatgctttcgaaagtacggaggcctccgtgcttgtaagttgttttcgatgatgggactttcaattcggcgatcggttccgttaaatatgatctacgctattggaactatctagaaaccaaatttcataattttttgactttgtttgcctagtgaacgagtagcctaaaaatgaacggctgaaaataaaaatctcataaaaaacagtgataaaagactcaaatttcaaatcggaagtattgttttTAATCttaatgttaagtagaattttctattaaaaattcatataatttggaaacttctacaccgttgaatatttaaacgtgccacatcggccgttaaaatagtcatttttgagaccctgtgatcgcttggtaaatgatggcgaaaaattgtaaaatttgatttctagatagttccaatagcatagattatgcctaacggagccgatcgtcgaatcggatgttctataatcgaaaacaacttacaaacacggaggcctccgtactttcgaaagcacggaagacgtactctctctctctctctctctctctctctctctctctatatatatatatatatatatatataatagaatagggctactatactcttacgagtatagagcacatcgtactcataagttgttttctatGCTGgagtttttgaatcgacgatctactccgtt includes the following:
- the LOC109727503 gene encoding uncharacterized protein LOC109727503, with product MELQIKTSITKKKKRKKKKRENKRGSYPSSPLTRPPETLEWPSLSSSSSDVASSLHRPHRNASASTSSLPPLSSPSPSSSSAWCGGYLFVEIYAVGASTIPYFLRFSTASPWRRRRPPSPCAPPPPPPQRPHGRRSRGGGGGGGAAEEQVRVRRRTLEAVLEQCQRTLEMLKNADLEPDPDAGDEIGSKGSAGEEEEEEEKEEEVRLRTPSSVDYETDEFVRDREIFLGKKAITLLMQRTLLVSGRRFRRRRRHGALRHERLDFGQYIISRMIKGEEIA